In the genome of Mucisphaera calidilacus, one region contains:
- a CDS encoding DUF4136 domain-containing protein, with protein sequence MIARLLLILTLLITVGCQSVPLNVKTAHDPQTDFSTFKSYAWITQANELFLVDPRRTRTAENTLTGEIDKQLQSRGLKKVAQAEADLVVFMKAGVSEHTETTKWAEGEGQYGTVAIPVEQRDYRLGSLIINLVDPTRKAIVWQGTADIEFEKSADAQRDIPKAIAQMFKDYPPQQ encoded by the coding sequence ATGATCGCACGACTGCTCCTCATCCTCACCCTGCTGATCACCGTCGGATGCCAGTCCGTCCCCTTGAACGTCAAGACCGCACACGACCCGCAGACCGACTTCTCGACGTTCAAGTCCTACGCCTGGATCACGCAGGCCAACGAGCTGTTCCTCGTCGACCCCCGCCGAACCCGAACCGCCGAGAACACCCTCACCGGCGAGATCGACAAGCAGCTGCAGTCTCGTGGCCTCAAGAAGGTCGCCCAGGCCGAAGCCGACCTGGTCGTCTTCATGAAGGCGGGTGTCAGCGAGCACACCGAGACCACCAAGTGGGCCGAGGGCGAGGGCCAGTACGGGACCGTCGCCATCCCGGTCGAACAACGCGACTACAGACTCGGCTCCCTGATCATCAACCTCGTCGACCCCACACGCAAGGCCATTGTCTGGCAGGGCACCGCCGACATCGAGTTCGAGAAGTCCGCCGACGCCCAACGCGACATCCCCAAGGCGATCGCACAGATGTTCAAGGACTACCCCCCGCAGCAGTAA
- a CDS encoding ATP-dependent 6-phosphofructokinase, with amino-acid sequence MVRAEDLLVRRLGPCEFPSPIGKTGSVKHGVGVDDRLLYDDRLSSLGEQVDRDGPLPSFEVAGAHEKIYFDPAKTRAGIVTCGGLCPGLNDVIRGLVMVLHHRYGVRAIEGYRYGYEGLNPAFGHEPMVLTPDLVESIHKDGGTILGSSRGQQPDDVMVKFLKERGVNILFTIGGDGTQRGALDLSTEARKQGMDLAVVGLPKTIDNDVRYVEQSFGFQTAFTRAHYAIETAHNEARASRKGVGLVKLMGRHSGFIAAYATLASNDVNYCLIPEVDVSLEGEGGFVEHLDKRLERRGHAVVVVAEGFGQSYVEAEGTDKSGNKKLGDIGPWMKDLISSKIPDASIKYVDPSYLIRGLPATPHDSVLCFRLAAYAVHAAMAGLTDMLVGKWHGRFLNVPIPAVSRQRQCVDPAGELWFSVLEATGQPRAWGAPQPV; translated from the coding sequence ATGGTGCGCGCAGAGGATTTACTGGTACGACGTCTGGGGCCTTGTGAGTTTCCGTCGCCGATCGGCAAGACGGGTTCGGTCAAGCACGGCGTGGGCGTGGATGACCGGTTGTTGTACGACGACCGGTTGTCGAGTCTCGGGGAGCAGGTGGACCGCGACGGGCCACTGCCGAGCTTTGAGGTGGCCGGGGCGCACGAGAAGATCTATTTCGACCCAGCGAAGACGCGTGCGGGGATCGTGACGTGTGGCGGCCTGTGCCCCGGGCTGAACGATGTGATCCGCGGGCTGGTGATGGTGCTGCATCACCGTTATGGCGTGCGTGCGATCGAGGGTTACCGCTATGGGTACGAGGGGCTGAACCCGGCGTTCGGTCACGAGCCGATGGTGCTGACGCCTGACCTGGTGGAGAGCATTCACAAGGATGGCGGGACGATCCTCGGCTCGTCGCGCGGGCAGCAGCCGGATGACGTCATGGTGAAGTTCCTGAAGGAGCGTGGCGTGAACATCCTGTTCACGATCGGAGGTGACGGGACGCAGCGTGGTGCGCTGGACCTGTCGACCGAGGCGCGCAAACAGGGGATGGACCTCGCGGTGGTCGGCCTGCCGAAGACGATCGACAACGACGTGCGGTACGTGGAGCAGTCGTTCGGATTTCAGACGGCGTTCACGCGGGCACATTACGCGATCGAGACGGCCCACAACGAAGCCCGGGCGTCACGCAAGGGCGTAGGCCTGGTGAAGCTGATGGGCCGTCACTCGGGGTTCATCGCGGCCTACGCGACACTGGCGAGCAACGACGTGAACTACTGCCTGATCCCGGAGGTCGACGTGTCGCTGGAGGGCGAGGGCGGGTTCGTCGAGCACCTGGACAAGCGGCTCGAGCGTCGCGGCCACGCGGTGGTCGTCGTGGCGGAGGGCTTCGGTCAGTCCTATGTCGAGGCGGAGGGCACGGACAAGTCGGGCAACAAGAAGCTCGGCGACATCGGCCCGTGGATGAAAGACCTCATCAGTTCGAAGATCCCCGATGCGTCGATCAAGTACGTGGACCCGAGTTACCTGATCCGCGGCCTGCCGGCAACGCCTCACGACAGCGTGCTCTGTTTCCGGCTGGCGGCCTACGCGGTGCACGCGGCGATGGCGGGCCTGACGGACATGCTGGTGGGCAAGTGGCACGGTCGGTTCCTGAACGTGCCGATCCCGGCGGTGAGTCGACAGCGTCAGTGCGTGGACCCCGCGGGCGAGTTGTGGTTCAGCGTGTTGGAGGCGACCGGACAGCCCCGGGCGTGGGGCGCACCGCAGCCGGTGTGA
- a CDS encoding 6-phosphofructokinase: MGTPLEGNAIIGQSGGPTAVINQSMVGVVEGLRGKPGVQKILGARHAVRGIINHDFIDLTDIGQDKLDAIARTPSAGLGSSRDKPDAAYCERIFEAFRKENIRYFFYIGGNDSSDTCRIVNEMAKQQDYELHCFHCPKTIDNDLVKNDHTPGYGSAARFVAQAFMGDNLDNAALPGIKINVVMGRHAGFLTAASMLGRRSPADGPHLIYVPEVAFDEDKFLADVDKVFTERGRCLISVSEGIHDADGTALVTKLAEDVEKDAHGNVQLSGTGALGDLLSDLIKKKLGAKRVRADTFGYLQRCFNGVVSEADASEARASGRKAAELATSGDIDGSIAIVRKSDAPYTVDYERIELSDVAAKTKTLDPKYIVDGNNIDESFKKYLAPIVGDLPPVETILY, encoded by the coding sequence ATGGGTACCCCCCTCGAGGGCAACGCCATCATCGGTCAGTCCGGTGGACCCACCGCCGTCATCAACCAGTCCATGGTCGGCGTCGTCGAAGGACTCCGCGGCAAGCCCGGCGTCCAGAAGATCCTCGGCGCACGCCACGCCGTCCGAGGCATCATCAACCACGACTTCATCGACCTCACCGACATCGGTCAGGACAAACTCGACGCCATCGCGCGCACCCCCTCCGCCGGCCTCGGCTCCTCCCGCGACAAGCCCGACGCCGCCTACTGCGAGCGCATCTTCGAGGCCTTCCGCAAGGAGAACATCCGCTACTTCTTCTACATCGGCGGCAACGACTCCTCCGACACCTGCCGCATCGTCAACGAGATGGCCAAGCAGCAGGACTACGAGCTCCACTGCTTCCACTGCCCCAAGACCATCGACAACGACCTCGTCAAGAACGACCACACCCCCGGCTACGGCTCCGCCGCCAGGTTCGTTGCCCAGGCCTTCATGGGTGACAACCTCGACAACGCAGCGCTCCCCGGCATCAAGATCAACGTCGTCATGGGCCGACACGCCGGCTTCCTGACCGCCGCCTCGATGCTCGGCCGACGCTCGCCCGCCGACGGGCCCCACCTCATCTACGTCCCCGAGGTCGCCTTCGACGAGGACAAGTTCCTCGCCGACGTCGACAAGGTCTTCACCGAACGCGGACGCTGCCTGATCTCCGTCTCCGAGGGCATCCACGACGCCGACGGCACCGCGCTCGTGACCAAGCTCGCCGAGGACGTCGAGAAAGACGCCCACGGCAACGTCCAGCTCTCCGGCACCGGCGCGCTCGGCGACTTGCTCTCCGACCTCATCAAGAAGAAGCTCGGGGCCAAACGCGTCCGCGCCGACACCTTCGGTTACCTCCAGCGCTGCTTCAACGGCGTCGTCTCCGAGGCCGACGCCTCCGAGGCCCGCGCCTCCGGTCGCAAGGCCGCCGAACTCGCCACCTCCGGCGACATCGACGGCTCCATCGCCATCGTCCGCAAGTCCGATGCCCCCTACACCGTCGATTACGAACGCATCGAGCTCTCCGACGTCGCCGCCAAGACCAAGACCCTCGACCCCAAGTACATCGTCGACGGCAACAACATCGACGAGTCCTTCAAGAAGTACCTCGCGCCCATCGTCGGCGACCTGCCCCCCGTCGAGACCATCCTCTATTAA
- the polX gene encoding DNA polymerase/3'-5' exonuclease PolX: MPKTNAELAAILQEMADLNEILGANRFKVIALQKAARVVGDHAVALAALGADELKGLDGIGKGVAGRIAEWAQTGRVGELDELRERVPEGLPGLLNVPGLGPKTVQLLWKEAGVASVEDLKSALEDEERVAAVASIKGMGKKKLEGLRKSLAFLERSAGRVRIGTAMNLAELLLERVRGFEGVAEATHAGSLRRGRETIGDIDILVRTDGDEGVRAGIAKAFTGMDLVRDVLAEGVTKASVRVAAGDGPEVQVDLRMVPSSSFGAALMYFTGSKEHNVAMRERAQVRGMSLNEYGLWKGKAPRQGVGEADQLVAGASEAEVFEALGLAWVPPELREDRGELGKAEADDLPRLIEVGDVVADLHTHTTASDGALSIEAMAEAAMARGLKVLAITDHSKSQVQANGLSAERLLEHAAEVREVARRLKGKITLLAGSEVDILADGSLDYPDEVLEQLDVVVASPHAALSQSSEVCTKRLVLAIEHPCVRIIGHPTGRLINRREGLSPDIPRLIEAAREHGVALEINANHYRLDLRDAHAALAVKAGVPLSINTDAHGEADFGQLRFGVLTARRAGATKADVVNCWGVKKLMGWLGA; encoded by the coding sequence ATGCCGAAGACCAACGCCGAGCTTGCGGCCATCCTACAGGAGATGGCGGACCTCAATGAGATCCTAGGGGCCAATCGGTTCAAAGTTATCGCGTTGCAGAAAGCGGCCCGTGTGGTTGGGGATCACGCGGTTGCGCTGGCCGCGCTGGGTGCGGATGAGCTCAAGGGGCTGGACGGCATCGGCAAGGGTGTGGCGGGCCGGATCGCGGAATGGGCGCAGACGGGGCGCGTGGGTGAGTTGGATGAATTGCGTGAGCGCGTGCCCGAGGGGCTGCCCGGGCTGCTGAATGTGCCGGGTCTGGGGCCAAAAACGGTGCAGTTGCTCTGGAAGGAGGCGGGGGTTGCGTCGGTGGAGGACTTGAAGTCGGCGCTGGAGGATGAGGAGCGTGTGGCGGCGGTGGCGTCGATCAAGGGGATGGGCAAGAAGAAGCTGGAGGGGCTGCGCAAGAGCCTCGCGTTCCTGGAGCGGTCGGCGGGTCGGGTTCGTATCGGTACGGCGATGAATCTTGCGGAGTTGCTGCTGGAGCGGGTGCGTGGTTTTGAGGGTGTGGCGGAGGCAACGCACGCGGGGAGCCTGCGTCGGGGCAGGGAGACGATCGGGGACATCGACATCCTCGTGCGAACGGATGGCGACGAGGGTGTGCGGGCGGGGATTGCCAAGGCGTTTACGGGGATGGATCTGGTGCGCGACGTGCTGGCGGAGGGGGTGACCAAGGCGTCGGTGCGGGTCGCGGCGGGTGACGGGCCGGAGGTGCAGGTCGATCTGCGCATGGTGCCGAGCTCGAGTTTCGGTGCGGCGTTGATGTACTTCACGGGGTCGAAGGAGCACAACGTCGCGATGCGCGAGCGGGCGCAGGTCCGGGGGATGTCGCTGAACGAGTATGGGTTGTGGAAGGGCAAAGCACCCAGGCAGGGCGTGGGCGAGGCGGATCAGCTGGTCGCGGGTGCGTCGGAGGCGGAGGTGTTCGAGGCGCTGGGGCTGGCGTGGGTGCCGCCCGAACTGCGTGAGGATCGTGGCGAGCTGGGCAAGGCGGAGGCGGATGATCTGCCGAGGCTGATCGAGGTTGGGGACGTGGTGGCCGACCTGCACACGCACACGACGGCGAGTGACGGTGCGTTGTCGATCGAGGCGATGGCGGAAGCGGCGATGGCGCGGGGATTGAAGGTGCTGGCGATCACCGACCACTCGAAGAGTCAGGTTCAGGCGAACGGGTTGTCGGCGGAGCGGCTGCTGGAGCACGCGGCGGAGGTGCGCGAGGTCGCCAGGAGACTCAAGGGCAAGATCACGCTGCTGGCCGGTAGTGAGGTGGACATCCTGGCCGACGGCTCGCTGGATTACCCCGACGAGGTGCTGGAGCAACTGGACGTCGTGGTGGCGTCGCCTCACGCGGCGCTGAGTCAGTCATCGGAGGTGTGCACCAAGCGTCTGGTCCTGGCGATCGAGCATCCGTGCGTGAGGATCATCGGGCATCCGACGGGCCGGTTGATCAATCGGCGTGAGGGTTTGTCGCCTGATATCCCGAGGCTGATCGAGGCGGCGCGGGAGCATGGGGTGGCGCTGGAGATCAACGCGAATCATTACCGGCTGGACCTGCGGGACGCGCACGCGGCGCTGGCGGTCAAGGCGGGTGTGCCCTTGTCGATCAACACCGATGCGCATGGTGAGGCGGATTTCGGACAGCTGCGTTTCGGGGTGCTGACGGCGCGGCGAGCCGGCGCGACGAAGGCGGACGTTGTGAACTGCTGGGGCGTGAAGAAGCTGATGGGTTGGCTCGGGGCCTAA
- the gcvP gene encoding aminomethyl-transferring glycine dehydrogenase yields MPPLGNTPQQGFEPRHIGTSPADQLAMLDTLDVDSLDTLIDTIVPATVRSDLLPDLPAAATEAEALAELRRLADQNTALRSMIGQGYHDTHTPAPILRHIIENPRWYTAYTPYQSEISQGRLEALLNFQTLVADLTALPVANASLLDEGTAAAEAMSLCVAHARGRKRRFLASDRCHPQTLNVLRTRCASMDVELKLVDPHNLAADVLAAAAGILVQRPDTFGRIDCFDDLCKLARDNDCLVVAACDPLSLTLLTPPGDWQGGGADIAIGSAQRLGVPMGFGGPHAAYFATRENFLRKIPGRIVGVSKDARGNRALRLTLQTREQHIRRDKATSNICTAQVLLAVVASMYAVYHGPQGLRQIATHTRSQAERLRSALNEAGVTTANGPIFDTMLATVDNADDSLRRAEEQGILLRRVDDTHVAITTDETTTDEDLGRLLAALGTNTRLPDTPELPAERTSDFLTHEVFNTHHSETRLLRYIDNLERKDLTLAQSMIPLGSCTMKLNAAAELAPISWPQWNGLHPFAPEKHTLGYQQLTEQLEKWLAELTGFAATSLQPNAGSQGEYAGLLAIKAYHADNGQAQRDVVLIPTSAHGTNPASAVIAGLRVVPVACNERGDVDLNDLRDKASLHADHLAALMITYPSTHGVFEPGVAEACATVHEFGGQVYMDGANLNAQVGLCRPGDYGADVVHLNLHKTFCIPHGGGGPGVGPIACASHLQPYLPGDPLDNDGRAVSAANFGSASILVIPWMYLRMMGLDGLRRATAAAILNANYMAKRLADHYPILYTGPSGRVAHEFILDCRPFEKSAGVTVEDIAKRLMDYGFHAPTMSWPVAGTLMVEPTESEDRAELDRFCDAMIQIRHEIDRIAQGELPRNHNPLKNAPHPADAVTANDWQHPYTREEAAYPLPWVRDRKFWPAIARTDNAFGDRNPACTCPSVEELA; encoded by the coding sequence ATGCCTCCCCTCGGCAACACCCCCCAGCAAGGATTCGAGCCACGCCACATCGGCACCTCACCCGCCGATCAACTGGCGATGCTCGACACCCTCGACGTCGATTCACTCGACACCCTCATCGACACCATCGTCCCCGCCACCGTGCGCTCCGACCTGCTGCCCGACCTCCCCGCAGCAGCGACCGAGGCCGAGGCGCTCGCCGAACTGCGCCGACTCGCCGATCAGAACACAGCCCTGCGCTCCATGATCGGGCAGGGCTATCACGACACCCACACGCCCGCGCCGATCCTCAGGCACATCATCGAGAACCCGCGCTGGTACACCGCCTACACGCCCTACCAGTCCGAGATCAGTCAGGGCCGGCTCGAGGCGCTGCTCAATTTCCAGACACTCGTCGCCGACCTCACCGCGCTGCCCGTCGCCAACGCCTCACTGCTCGACGAGGGGACCGCCGCCGCCGAAGCCATGAGCCTCTGCGTCGCCCACGCTCGCGGCAGGAAGCGCCGCTTCCTCGCCTCGGATCGTTGCCACCCCCAGACCCTCAATGTCCTGCGCACCCGCTGCGCCTCCATGGACGTCGAACTCAAACTTGTCGATCCCCACAATCTCGCCGCCGACGTGCTCGCCGCCGCCGCGGGCATTCTCGTCCAGCGGCCCGACACCTTCGGACGCATCGACTGCTTCGACGACCTCTGCAAGCTCGCCCGCGACAACGACTGCCTCGTCGTCGCGGCCTGCGATCCGCTCTCCCTTACGCTCCTCACACCGCCCGGCGACTGGCAGGGGGGTGGCGCCGACATCGCCATCGGCTCCGCGCAGCGCCTTGGCGTCCCCATGGGCTTCGGCGGGCCTCATGCCGCCTACTTCGCCACGCGCGAGAACTTCCTCCGCAAGATCCCGGGCCGAATCGTTGGTGTCTCCAAAGACGCCCGCGGCAACCGCGCCCTGCGCCTCACCCTCCAGACCCGTGAGCAGCACATCCGACGCGACAAGGCCACCTCCAACATCTGCACCGCGCAGGTCCTCCTCGCCGTCGTCGCCTCCATGTACGCCGTCTACCACGGGCCGCAAGGCCTGCGCCAGATCGCGACCCACACACGCAGCCAGGCCGAACGACTCCGCTCCGCGCTCAACGAAGCCGGCGTCACCACCGCCAACGGGCCGATCTTCGACACCATGCTCGCCACCGTCGACAACGCCGACGACTCCCTCCGCCGCGCCGAAGAACAGGGCATCCTGCTCCGCCGCGTCGACGACACCCACGTCGCCATCACCACCGACGAGACGACCACCGACGAAGACCTCGGCAGACTGCTCGCAGCGCTCGGCACCAACACCCGACTCCCCGACACACCCGAACTACCCGCCGAACGCACCTCCGACTTCCTCACCCACGAGGTCTTCAACACGCACCACTCCGAAACACGGCTCCTGCGTTACATCGACAACCTCGAACGCAAGGACCTCACCCTCGCCCAGTCCATGATCCCCCTCGGCAGCTGCACCATGAAGCTCAATGCCGCCGCGGAGCTGGCTCCCATCTCCTGGCCGCAGTGGAACGGCCTCCACCCCTTCGCCCCCGAAAAACACACCCTCGGCTACCAGCAACTCACCGAACAACTCGAGAAGTGGCTCGCCGAACTCACCGGCTTCGCCGCCACCTCCCTCCAGCCCAACGCCGGGTCGCAGGGCGAGTACGCCGGCCTCCTCGCCATCAAGGCCTACCACGCCGACAACGGGCAGGCCCAACGCGACGTCGTGCTCATCCCGACCTCGGCACACGGCACGAATCCCGCCTCCGCCGTCATCGCCGGCCTCCGCGTTGTCCCCGTCGCCTGCAACGAGCGAGGCGACGTCGACCTCAACGACCTCCGTGACAAGGCCTCGCTCCACGCCGACCACCTCGCCGCCCTGATGATCACCTACCCCTCGACCCATGGCGTCTTCGAACCGGGCGTCGCTGAGGCCTGCGCCACCGTCCACGAGTTCGGCGGACAGGTCTACATGGACGGCGCCAACCTCAACGCCCAGGTCGGACTCTGCCGCCCCGGCGACTACGGCGCCGACGTCGTCCACCTCAACCTCCACAAAACCTTCTGCATCCCCCATGGCGGGGGCGGACCTGGCGTCGGGCCCATCGCTTGCGCCAGCCACCTCCAGCCCTACCTCCCGGGCGACCCGCTCGACAACGACGGCCGCGCCGTCTCCGCGGCAAACTTCGGCTCCGCCTCCATCCTCGTCATCCCCTGGATGTACCTCCGCATGATGGGCCTCGACGGGCTCCGCCGTGCCACCGCAGCCGCCATCCTCAACGCCAACTACATGGCCAAACGACTCGCCGACCACTACCCCATCCTCTACACCGGACCCTCCGGCCGCGTCGCCCACGAGTTCATCCTCGACTGCCGACCCTTCGAGAAGTCGGCCGGCGTCACCGTCGAAGACATCGCCAAACGCCTCATGGACTACGGCTTCCACGCACCCACCATGTCCTGGCCCGTCGCAGGCACCCTCATGGTCGAACCCACCGAGTCCGAAGATCGCGCCGAACTCGACCGCTTCTGCGACGCCATGATCCAGATCCGTCACGAAATCGACCGCATCGCACAGGGTGAACTCCCGCGCAACCACAACCCCCTCAAGAACGCACCCCACCCCGCCGACGCCGTCACCGCCAACGACTGGCAACACCCCTACACCCGCGAAGAGGCCGCCTACCCGCTGCCCTGGGTCCGCGACCGCAAGTTCTGGCCCGCCATCGCGCGGACCGACAACGCCTTTGGCGACCGCAACCCCGCCTGCACCTGCCCGAGTGTGGAAGAATTGGCCTGA
- a CDS encoding type II toxin-antitoxin system PemK/MazF family toxin, translating into MKRPSRGQVWLVNLEPVVGHEQGRVRPALVLSDDVLNHGPSGLVTVLPVTTRRRDIPLHLPLQAGTGGLDQDSWVLCDQVRTISRRRLLRSYGSVDKSVMSAIEELVRVALGL; encoded by the coding sequence ATGAAGCGGCCTTCGCGGGGGCAGGTGTGGCTGGTGAATCTCGAGCCGGTGGTTGGTCATGAGCAGGGGCGGGTGCGTCCGGCGCTGGTGTTGTCGGATGACGTTCTCAATCACGGGCCGAGCGGGCTGGTGACGGTGCTGCCCGTAACCACGCGGCGGCGGGACATCCCGCTGCACCTGCCCTTGCAGGCGGGAACGGGTGGTCTGGATCAAGACAGCTGGGTGTTGTGCGATCAGGTGCGGACGATCTCACGTCGTCGATTGCTGCGGTCTTATGGCAGCGTTGACAAGTCGGTCATGTCAGCGATCGAAGAACTGGTTCGGGTGGCGCTGGGTTTGTGA
- a CDS encoding toxin-antitoxin system protein codes for MSLTVRIDPRDHDTLKALSQQTQRPMTDLLAEAIQGLKRQLILTASNSGYERLHEESAGEDDATAWDDATVGDVDAADWSA; via the coding sequence ATGTCGTTGACGGTGCGGATCGATCCGAGGGATCACGACACGCTCAAAGCCTTGTCGCAGCAGACACAACGGCCGATGACAGACCTGCTGGCGGAAGCGATTCAGGGTCTGAAGCGTCAGCTGATTCTCACCGCGTCGAACAGTGGTTACGAGCGTTTGCACGAGGAGTCGGCGGGGGAAGATGACGCCACGGCGTGGGACGATGCCACGGTCGGTGATGTTGATGCTGCTGATTGGAGTGCGTGA
- a CDS encoding flagellar biosynthesis anti-sigma factor FlgM — translation MSDIARISGSQPAVPVQGQGRPQSKPSEAVRPSRSDQADFSPAAQILSKLSDLPPRMGLVAEIREQIANGTYETEERLDGAVDALAEDISDGLL, via the coding sequence ATGTCTGACATCGCACGGATCAGCGGAAGCCAGCCGGCCGTTCCAGTTCAGGGACAGGGTCGCCCGCAGTCGAAACCGTCCGAAGCGGTGCGTCCGAGTCGATCGGATCAGGCGGATTTCTCGCCTGCGGCGCAGATTCTGAGCAAGCTGTCGGACCTCCCGCCTCGCATGGGGCTGGTGGCCGAGATTCGCGAGCAGATTGCCAACGGCACCTACGAGACGGAAGAGCGTCTGGACGGTGCTGTGGACGCTCTGGCAGAGGATATTTCGGACGGCCTGTTGTGA
- the folP gene encoding dihydropteroate synthase: protein MIWDLGDGRTLDLGVDAVPRMMGVLNVTPDSFSDGGRFVGVERAVARGLEMAEQGAAVIDVGGESTRPGAERVSAAEQIERTRDVVAALATGLRERGLGTVISIDTTRAAVAEAALGAGARVVNDVSGGREDPEVLPLCAQHGCGVVLMHMLGEPTTMQDDPRYGDVVAEVGLFLLERAEAALAAGVERSRVVLDPGIGFGKRLEDNLALIAALRGWCGGSGLGYPVMVGASRKRMIGMLSPETGASADDRLGGTAALTVLAVQAGVRVIRVHDVVENRQAGEVAYEFRLFESGR, encoded by the coding sequence ATGATCTGGGACCTCGGCGACGGTCGGACGTTGGATCTGGGGGTGGACGCTGTGCCGCGGATGATGGGCGTGCTGAATGTGACGCCTGACAGTTTTTCGGATGGCGGGCGGTTTGTGGGGGTTGAGCGTGCGGTGGCCCGGGGGCTTGAGATGGCGGAGCAGGGTGCCGCGGTGATCGATGTGGGGGGTGAGTCGACGCGGCCGGGCGCAGAGCGTGTATCGGCGGCGGAACAGATCGAACGGACCCGCGACGTGGTGGCGGCCTTGGCGACGGGCTTGCGGGAGCGTGGGCTGGGGACGGTGATCTCGATCGACACGACGCGGGCTGCGGTGGCGGAGGCAGCGCTGGGGGCGGGGGCGCGGGTGGTGAATGACGTGTCGGGCGGGCGTGAGGATCCCGAGGTGCTGCCGTTGTGCGCTCAGCACGGTTGCGGTGTCGTGCTCATGCACATGCTGGGCGAGCCGACAACGATGCAGGACGATCCTCGCTACGGGGACGTGGTGGCGGAGGTGGGTTTGTTTCTGCTCGAGCGTGCGGAGGCGGCCTTGGCGGCGGGGGTGGAGCGTTCACGGGTGGTGCTGGACCCGGGCATCGGGTTTGGCAAGCGGTTGGAGGACAACCTGGCCTTGATCGCCGCTTTGCGGGGGTGGTGTGGGGGGTCGGGTCTGGGGTATCCGGTGATGGTGGGCGCGAGCCGCAAGCGGATGATCGGGATGTTGTCGCCTGAGACGGGGGCGTCGGCGGACGATCGGCTGGGGGGCACGGCGGCGTTGACGGTGCTGGCGGTACAGGCGGGCGTGAGGGTGATCCGCGTTCACGATGTGGTTGAGAATCGCCAGGCGGGCGAGGTGGCGTATGAATTTAGACTTTTTGAGTCGGGCCGATGA